One genomic region from Terriglobus aquaticus encodes:
- the coaE gene encoding dephospho-CoA kinase (Dephospho-CoA kinase (CoaE) performs the final step in coenzyme A biosynthesis.), which produces MLRVALTGGLGSGKSTVAHIFRELGCFVSQSDEVARAMMQPGESVYQRIVEQFGPGVLQADGSLNRATLATLAFAQDRAEDLNSIIHPAVIAAQAEWMRRIGEEHPSGVAMVESALVFETKHAASPGDATPWRSRFDRVVLVTAPESLRIQRYVDRYFASAHASSDTGRAAAEADARNRMRAQWTDERKAALSDFAIPNEGTLEDLRQAVTEVWKDLRDEAARRTRHGG; this is translated from the coding sequence ATGCTGCGCGTTGCGCTCACGGGCGGTCTGGGCAGCGGCAAGTCGACCGTCGCGCACATCTTTCGTGAACTTGGCTGCTTTGTCTCGCAAAGCGACGAAGTGGCACGGGCCATGATGCAGCCGGGCGAGTCCGTGTATCAGCGCATCGTGGAACAATTTGGCCCGGGTGTCCTGCAGGCCGACGGTTCGCTGAACCGGGCCACGCTTGCAACCCTCGCGTTCGCACAGGATCGTGCGGAAGATCTGAACAGCATCATTCACCCTGCAGTGATCGCCGCACAGGCTGAGTGGATGCGTCGCATCGGCGAGGAGCACCCCAGCGGCGTGGCCATGGTCGAATCGGCCCTGGTGTTTGAGACAAAGCACGCCGCCTCTCCGGGCGACGCCACGCCATGGCGCTCCCGGTTCGATCGCGTTGTCCTCGTCACCGCTCCCGAAAGCCTGCGGATTCAGCGGTATGTAGACCGCTACTTTGCCAGCGCGCACGCGTCTAGTGACACAGGGCGCGCTGCCGCAGAGGCAGATGCGCGCAACCGCATGCGGGCCCAGTGGACGGATGAGCGTAAAGCAGCGCTTTCCGACTTCGCCATTCCGAACGAGGGAACGCTCGAGGACCTGCGACAAGCGGTGACGGAAGTTTGGAAGGATTTGCGGGACGAAGCGGCGCGGCGTACGCGCCACGGCGGCTGA
- a CDS encoding bifunctional 5,10-methylenetetrahydrofolate dehydrogenase/5,10-methenyltetrahydrofolate cyclohydrolase, whose product MSARVLDGVAIAAEIKEEVGREVRSLAEAGAVPGLTVVLVGSDPASEIYVRSKVKSSAELGIASNLITLGVDTSQAELLGILQQLNEDDAVDGILVQLPLPRHIDTRAILEAVDPLKDVDGFHPVNVGRLTIGQESLVPCTPAGVMQVLQRSGIAVRGRDCVMVGRSDIVGKPMSTLLLNAGATVAVCHKETRDLREYTRRAEILVVATGVPGLITPDMVAEGAVLIDVGINRLDRREDVERLFPGNAAKLAAFDKRGSVLVGDFAPQSYLRSSAYTPVPGGVGALTIAMLMHNTVKAARMRRSLPTDVLEFA is encoded by the coding sequence ATGAGTGCACGGGTACTGGACGGTGTCGCCATTGCGGCGGAGATCAAGGAAGAGGTCGGTCGAGAGGTCCGATCTCTCGCAGAAGCAGGCGCAGTTCCAGGGCTTACCGTGGTTCTGGTGGGCAGCGATCCTGCCAGCGAGATCTACGTTCGCAGCAAGGTAAAGTCCTCCGCCGAACTCGGCATCGCCAGCAACCTGATCACCCTCGGCGTGGACACAAGCCAGGCCGAGTTGCTCGGCATCCTGCAGCAACTGAATGAGGACGATGCGGTCGACGGCATCCTGGTCCAGCTTCCCCTGCCGCGGCACATCGACACACGCGCCATTCTTGAAGCGGTCGACCCCTTGAAGGACGTGGATGGATTCCACCCGGTCAATGTGGGCCGGCTCACCATCGGCCAGGAGTCGCTTGTGCCATGCACCCCGGCGGGCGTCATGCAAGTGCTCCAACGCAGCGGCATCGCCGTGCGCGGTCGCGACTGCGTCATGGTTGGCCGCAGCGACATCGTAGGCAAGCCCATGAGCACACTTCTGTTGAACGCGGGCGCGACCGTCGCCGTCTGTCATAAGGAAACGCGCGACCTGCGCGAGTACACGCGCCGCGCAGAAATCCTCGTGGTCGCCACCGGTGTGCCCGGTCTGATCACTCCGGACATGGTCGCGGAAGGCGCAGTGCTGATCGACGTCGGTATCAATCGGCTGGATCGCCGCGAAGACGTCGAGCGCCTGTTCCCGGGCAACGCCGCCAAACTGGCCGCCTTTGACAAGCGCGGCTCCGTGCTGGTTGGCGACTTTGCACCGCAAAGTTACTTGAGATCCAGCGCCTACACGCCGGTGCCGGGCGGCGTGGGGGCCTTGACCATCGCCATGCTCATGCACAACACCGTGAAGGCCGCGCGCATGCGGCGCAGCCTGCCAACCGACGTCCTCGAGTTCGCCTAG
- a CDS encoding ABC transporter permease: MATTAQQQGSFEGTLRSAKTSMVFSETLQLAIDSFRASKVRSLLTMLGMIIGSASIVLVVTVGLTGKQYAIQTISSLGPNLVEMQYSGGTTIGPNNTSTPDYMTREDEDAVREAVPGIAYSSPMLETHAAISMGEGRTKDALLLGVSPQYKDVRNLAVVAGRFFDDQDAIAHEKVCVLIEPFAKALYGSAQNAVGQTFTIVGIPFTVVGVAKLRITDFGQSELSDQTALIPYPVARYFTGRDDVKEIFFTMRDPMDVTSGADKITRIIQSRHKPTSVYKAQTLVDVLEVMGQIATSLTYVLTAAAFITLVVSGVGIMNSMLANVSARIREIGIRKALGATRREVRMQFLTEAVTLSLGGGLIGTLLGLALPLSISFLTPFHIPVSPWSAVIALSTSTLVGVIFGTVPANRAAALDPVETLKYE, from the coding sequence GTGGCGACAACGGCACAACAGCAGGGATCGTTCGAAGGTACGCTCCGCTCCGCGAAGACCAGCATGGTCTTCAGCGAGACGTTGCAGCTTGCCATTGACAGCTTCCGCGCCAGCAAGGTGCGTTCGCTGCTCACCATGCTGGGCATGATCATCGGCTCCGCTTCCATTGTGCTCGTGGTGACGGTCGGGCTCACCGGCAAGCAATACGCCATCCAGACCATCAGCAGCCTTGGTCCAAACCTGGTCGAGATGCAGTACAGCGGCGGCACCACCATCGGTCCCAACAACACGTCTACGCCGGACTACATGACCCGTGAAGACGAAGATGCCGTTCGCGAAGCCGTTCCCGGCATCGCCTACTCGTCGCCGATGCTAGAAACGCATGCCGCAATCAGCATGGGCGAGGGTCGTACCAAGGACGCGCTGCTGCTGGGCGTATCGCCTCAGTACAAGGACGTGCGCAACCTGGCCGTCGTCGCCGGCCGCTTCTTCGACGACCAGGACGCTATCGCGCATGAGAAGGTCTGCGTTCTAATCGAGCCCTTTGCCAAGGCGCTGTACGGTTCCGCCCAGAATGCCGTGGGGCAGACTTTCACCATCGTCGGTATTCCGTTCACCGTGGTTGGCGTCGCCAAGCTGCGCATCACCGACTTCGGCCAGTCGGAACTCAGCGACCAGACAGCGCTCATCCCGTACCCAGTGGCGCGCTACTTCACAGGCCGCGACGACGTGAAGGAAATCTTCTTCACCATGCGCGACCCCATGGACGTGACCAGCGGCGCCGACAAGATCACGCGCATCATCCAGTCGCGCCATAAACCCACCAGCGTGTACAAGGCGCAAACGCTGGTCGACGTGCTGGAAGTGATGGGCCAGATCGCGACCTCGCTGACCTACGTACTCACCGCGGCCGCGTTCATTACGCTGGTGGTCAGCGGCGTGGGCATCATGAACAGCATGCTTGCCAACGTGAGCGCTCGCATCCGCGAGATCGGCATCCGCAAAGCTCTGGGAGCTACGCGGCGCGAGGTTCGGATGCAGTTCCTGACCGAGGCCGTTACCCTGTCACTCGGTGGAGGTCTGATCGGCACTCTGCTGGGGCTTGCGCTGCCGCTCAGCATCAGCTTTCTCACGCCGTTCCATATCCCGGTGTCACCGTGGTCCGCGGTGATCGCGCTCAGCACCAGCACCCTGGTTGGCGTCATCTTCGGCACGGTACCTGCGAATCGCGCGGCGGCACTTGATCCCGTGGAAACACTCAAATACGAGTAG
- a CDS encoding (2Fe-2S)-binding protein has translation MRRRRDIGAKGLMAGNEKDERETLTTLQKLSRRAFLSRAGAAGVATAAAGVAAPAAIAATQSQAASASASTAPAAPAGTVPVTLKVNGTTHQVNIDPRATVLDTLRETLHLTGTKKGCDHGQCGACTIHVNGKRANSCLLFAAMHQDAEITTIEGLGTPDHMHPMQAAFVEHDGYQCGYCTSGQIMSSVAMLKEPIGPHDADVKEALSGNICRCGAYPNIVAAVQACRRSGTLA, from the coding sequence TTGAGGCGCCGCAGAGACATCGGGGCGAAGGGACTTATGGCCGGAAATGAGAAGGATGAACGGGAAACGCTAACTACCCTGCAGAAGCTCAGCCGCCGTGCGTTTCTCTCCCGTGCCGGAGCGGCGGGCGTGGCAACGGCCGCTGCCGGCGTGGCCGCACCTGCGGCAATTGCTGCCACACAGAGCCAGGCCGCCAGCGCGTCGGCGTCTACCGCACCGGCGGCGCCTGCAGGTACGGTTCCGGTGACGCTGAAAGTGAACGGAACGACGCACCAGGTGAATATCGACCCACGTGCGACGGTGCTGGACACCCTGCGCGAGACGCTGCACCTGACCGGGACGAAGAAGGGCTGCGACCACGGTCAGTGTGGTGCCTGCACGATCCACGTGAACGGCAAGCGTGCTAATAGTTGCCTGCTCTTTGCGGCCATGCACCAGGACGCTGAGATCACCACCATTGAAGGTCTTGGCACTCCGGATCACATGCACCCGATGCAGGCTGCCTTTGTCGAGCACGATGGCTATCAGTGCGGATACTGCACCAGCGGCCAGATCATGAGCAGCGTCGCGATGCTGAAGGAGCCGATCGGTCCCCACGATGCGGACGTGAAAGAGGCCCTGAGCGGCAACATCTGCCGTTGCGGAGCTTACCCCAACATTGTGGCCGCCGTGCAGGCGTGCCGGCGCAGCGGAACTCTAGCGTAA
- a CDS encoding FAD binding domain-containing protein, with the protein MQPFELVTVTTVPDAVKAQAASSTAQQGAPVRFIAGGTNLVDYMKLNVETPRQLVDINRLPLTSIEATPDGGLKIGALATNSDVAHNERVKRDYPVLSQALLAGASTQLRNMATTGGNLLQKTRCVYYRDTAFGCNKRQPGTGCSALGGHNRMLAILGTSEHCIATNPSDQNVALAALAAEIHVTGNKGDRSIPIGDFFLQPGKTPERETVLEPGDLITHVTLPAVPTGCRSLYLKLRDRASYEFALASAAILLKQSGGRIEFVRVALGGVGTVPWRSREAEQVLQGKPATPANFRAAAEAALRHSKPQSQNGFKVELAKRCLTHALTQATAQA; encoded by the coding sequence ATGCAGCCCTTTGAACTTGTAACCGTCACGACGGTTCCGGATGCGGTGAAGGCTCAGGCCGCTTCGTCCACCGCGCAACAGGGTGCACCGGTTCGCTTCATCGCGGGCGGGACCAACCTGGTCGACTACATGAAGCTGAACGTGGAGACGCCACGCCAGCTCGTAGACATCAATCGCCTGCCGCTTACTTCAATCGAAGCCACGCCCGACGGTGGGTTGAAGATCGGTGCGTTGGCGACCAACAGCGATGTGGCTCACAATGAGCGGGTCAAGCGCGATTACCCGGTGCTGTCGCAGGCGCTGCTGGCTGGCGCATCCACGCAGTTGCGGAACATGGCAACGACTGGTGGCAATCTGCTGCAGAAGACACGTTGCGTTTACTACCGAGATACAGCGTTCGGCTGCAACAAGAGGCAGCCTGGTACCGGTTGTTCTGCGCTTGGCGGACACAACCGGATGCTCGCGATCCTGGGAACGAGCGAGCACTGCATCGCCACCAATCCCTCTGATCAGAACGTAGCCCTGGCTGCACTCGCAGCCGAGATACACGTGACGGGCAACAAGGGCGATCGCAGCATTCCCATTGGCGACTTCTTTTTGCAGCCAGGCAAGACGCCAGAGCGTGAGACGGTGCTGGAGCCGGGTGACTTGATCACACACGTCACGCTGCCCGCGGTGCCGACGGGCTGCCGCAGCCTGTACCTGAAGTTGCGCGATCGCGCCTCCTACGAATTCGCACTGGCTTCGGCGGCGATTTTGCTCAAGCAGAGTGGAGGCCGCATCGAGTTTGTCCGCGTAGCCTTGGGTGGCGTCGGCACGGTTCCGTGGCGCTCGCGGGAAGCGGAGCAGGTGTTGCAAGGGAAGCCCGCAACCCCGGCGAACTTTCGCGCGGCGGCAGAGGCTGCGCTGCGCCACAGCAAGCCGCAATCGCAGAACGGATTCAAAGTGGAACTCGCAAAGCGCTGCCTTACCCATGCACTCACGCAGGCAACGGCGCAGGCCTAA
- a CDS encoding xanthine dehydrogenase family protein molybdopterin-binding subunit encodes MFTQQQQKAPEEVRESSVIGKPTPRIDGPLKTTGSAMYSSDHNFPGLVYAWPTTATIASGTVQQIDTAAAQKMPGVLAVYTHENLDKLYRVPPASGFSMIIDEHRPALEDNVVRYWGQYVAVAVAETLEQARAAAEAVKVTYAKTPHNTAEALLAAPNREAPKKPQPEDPKTAKPAEGKAKQVTKRGDTGAALQAAAVKHDAVYSTPPETHNPIELHASVAVYDNGRFTLYETSQAVMNHRDVMAATLGVPPDRVQVITRYLGSGFGGKLWPWPHAGLAAACARSLNRPVKLVVSRSMMFESVGHRPPIDQRIQLAADSSGKLTAIQHDYANHTSIEDDYDEGCGEATGLLYSCPNVLATSSLVRRNVGTPTSMRGPGAVPGLFALESAMDELAIKLKMDPIKLRQMNEPEVDETDGKPFSSRHLQECLSVGAEKFGWAKRNPVVGSMKNSSGQTLGWGVAACTWGAMKMDAEVTVEIRSDGTARVATGSQDVGTGTYTVLAQLVAHETGVPVDKVEVVLGDSSLPAGPISGGSWATASLVPAALNAAKNATKSVLNIATQTDGSPFKGRKQEELECADGIIRVKGQPSPSLSASQALSLARVRAVNANAKSQGLFGDSNSKFSFHSYGAQFAEVTWEPEIARLRVSRIVTVIDAGRMINPRAARNQIEGAVVMGVGMAMLEATEYDQRFGAPINNNLADYIVAVHADCPAIDVTFLDHPDFNLNEVGARGVGEIGLAGVAPAITNAVYHATGFRARKLPVRIEDLIA; translated from the coding sequence ATGTTTACTCAGCAGCAGCAGAAAGCTCCCGAAGAGGTCCGCGAAAGCTCCGTCATCGGTAAGCCCACTCCGCGCATCGACGGCCCGCTGAAGACCACAGGCTCGGCGATGTACTCGTCGGACCACAACTTCCCCGGCTTGGTGTATGCGTGGCCTACCACCGCCACCATCGCCAGCGGCACGGTGCAGCAGATCGACACGGCCGCAGCGCAGAAGATGCCCGGTGTTCTGGCCGTGTACACGCACGAGAACCTGGACAAGCTGTACCGCGTTCCGCCCGCGTCGGGCTTCAGCATGATCATCGACGAGCACCGTCCAGCGCTGGAAGACAACGTGGTGCGCTACTGGGGCCAGTACGTTGCCGTTGCTGTGGCGGAAACGCTGGAGCAGGCGCGAGCCGCAGCCGAAGCCGTCAAAGTCACTTACGCGAAGACGCCTCACAATACGGCGGAGGCCCTGCTGGCGGCACCCAATCGCGAGGCCCCGAAGAAGCCACAGCCTGAAGATCCAAAAACCGCAAAGCCGGCCGAAGGCAAAGCGAAGCAGGTGACGAAGCGCGGTGACACGGGCGCTGCTCTGCAGGCCGCCGCTGTGAAGCATGACGCGGTCTACAGCACGCCGCCCGAGACGCACAATCCAATCGAGCTGCACGCTTCGGTCGCCGTGTATGACAACGGTCGCTTCACGCTGTACGAAACCTCTCAGGCCGTCATGAACCATCGTGACGTGATGGCAGCAACGCTCGGCGTCCCACCGGATCGCGTTCAGGTGATCACTCGCTATCTTGGCTCCGGTTTCGGTGGCAAGCTTTGGCCGTGGCCACACGCCGGTCTGGCGGCCGCATGCGCTCGCAGCCTGAACCGCCCGGTGAAGCTGGTGGTCAGCCGATCCATGATGTTTGAGAGCGTCGGCCATCGGCCCCCGATCGACCAGCGCATCCAGCTTGCGGCCGACAGCTCAGGCAAGCTCACCGCGATCCAGCATGATTACGCCAACCACACCAGCATTGAAGACGACTACGACGAGGGTTGCGGGGAGGCGACCGGCCTGCTGTACTCCTGCCCCAACGTGCTGGCCACCAGCAGCCTGGTGCGGCGCAACGTGGGCACACCCACGAGCATGCGCGGCCCCGGCGCGGTGCCCGGCCTATTTGCGTTAGAGTCCGCGATGGACGAGCTCGCAATCAAGTTGAAGATGGATCCGATCAAGCTGCGGCAGATGAATGAGCCAGAGGTTGACGAAACGGACGGCAAACCGTTCTCCTCGCGGCATCTGCAGGAGTGTCTGTCGGTCGGCGCCGAAAAGTTCGGCTGGGCCAAACGCAACCCGGTGGTCGGCTCCATGAAGAACTCCTCCGGCCAGACACTCGGCTGGGGCGTGGCCGCCTGCACCTGGGGCGCCATGAAGATGGATGCGGAAGTCACGGTAGAGATACGGAGCGACGGAACAGCGCGCGTGGCAACCGGGTCACAGGACGTTGGTACCGGAACCTACACCGTACTCGCCCAGCTGGTTGCGCATGAGACAGGCGTTCCTGTCGACAAGGTCGAAGTGGTTCTTGGCGATTCGTCGTTGCCGGCGGGACCGATCAGCGGTGGCTCGTGGGCCACTGCGTCCCTGGTTCCCGCGGCCCTGAATGCTGCGAAGAATGCGACGAAGTCCGTGCTCAACATCGCGACGCAAACCGATGGCAGCCCGTTCAAAGGACGCAAGCAGGAGGAGCTCGAGTGTGCCGATGGCATCATCCGAGTCAAGGGCCAGCCCTCGCCTTCGCTTAGCGCTTCGCAGGCACTCAGCCTGGCGAGAGTACGAGCCGTGAACGCCAACGCGAAATCGCAGGGACTGTTCGGCGACAGTAATTCCAAGTTCTCCTTTCACAGCTACGGCGCGCAGTTCGCTGAGGTCACGTGGGAGCCAGAGATTGCGCGCCTCCGGGTGAGCCGCATCGTGACTGTCATCGACGCCGGACGCATGATCAATCCCCGTGCTGCGCGCAACCAGATCGAAGGTGCTGTTGTGATGGGAGTGGGCATGGCGATGCTGGAGGCCACGGAGTACGACCAGCGCTTCGGTGCACCCATCAACAACAATCTTGCGGACTACATCGTCGCCGTTCACGCGGACTGCCCGGCCATCGACGTCACGTTCCTCGATCACCCCGACTTCAACCTGAACGAGGTTGGCGCGCGGGGAGTGGGCGAGATCGGCCTGGCGGGAGTCGCCCCGGCCATCACCAACGCGGTGTATCACGCGACCGGATTTCGCGCGCGGAAGCTACCTGTTCGGATTGAAGATCTAATCGCCTAA